A single window of Jeotgalibacillus haloalkalitolerans DNA harbors:
- the mtaB gene encoding tRNA (N(6)-L-threonylcarbamoyladenosine(37)-C(2))-methylthiotransferase MtaB: MGTVAFHTLGCKVNHYETEAIWQLFKANGYDRVEYEQPSDVYVINTCTVTNTGDKKSRQVIRRAIRKNPDAVICVTGCYAQTSPAEIMAIPGVDIVVGTQDRTKMLDYIEQYRQERQPINGVTNIMKNRVYEELDVPAFTDRTRASLKIQEGCNNFCTFCIIPWARGLMRSRDPEEVIRQAQQLVEAGYKEIVLTGIHTGGYGEDMKDYNLAMLLTDLEQKVKGLKRIRISSIEASQLTDEVIEVIDRSKMVVNHLHIPLQSGSNTVLKRMRRKYTMEFFAERLEKLKKALPGLAVTSDVIVGFPGETEEEFMETYNFIREQKFSELHVFPYSKRTGTPAARMDDQVDEEVKNERVHRLISLSDQLAKEYASNYQDEVLEVIPEEPFKEDTTGSLYVGYTDNYLKVVFPANEDMVGKLVKVKITESGYPYNKGEFVRVLEEELSV, encoded by the coding sequence ATGGGAACAGTCGCATTTCATACATTGGGATGTAAAGTAAACCATTATGAAACAGAAGCGATCTGGCAACTGTTTAAAGCAAACGGGTATGACAGAGTGGAGTATGAGCAGCCATCTGATGTATATGTGATCAATACATGCACTGTAACAAATACAGGTGATAAGAAGAGCCGTCAGGTAATCAGACGAGCGATTCGTAAAAACCCTGATGCGGTCATATGTGTGACAGGCTGCTATGCGCAGACGTCACCTGCAGAAATTATGGCCATTCCCGGTGTTGATATCGTAGTCGGAACACAGGACCGTACGAAGATGCTGGATTATATAGAGCAGTACAGACAGGAACGCCAGCCGATCAATGGCGTAACAAATATTATGAAAAACCGCGTCTATGAAGAGCTTGATGTACCGGCGTTCACTGACCGTACACGTGCATCCCTTAAAATACAGGAAGGCTGTAATAACTTTTGCACGTTCTGTATCATTCCATGGGCACGCGGTCTGATGCGCTCAAGAGATCCTGAAGAAGTAATCAGACAGGCTCAGCAGCTTGTTGAAGCAGGCTATAAAGAAATCGTTCTGACCGGGATCCATACAGGTGGATACGGTGAAGATATGAAAGATTATAACCTTGCGATGCTTCTGACAGACCTTGAACAAAAAGTAAAAGGACTTAAGCGTATCAGGATTTCATCAATTGAAGCAAGTCAGCTGACAGATGAAGTCATTGAAGTTATTGACCGTTCTAAAATGGTGGTTAACCATCTTCATATTCCACTTCAGTCCGGTTCAAATACTGTCCTGAAAAGAATGAGACGTAAGTACACGATGGAATTTTTCGCTGAAAGACTTGAAAAACTTAAAAAAGCATTGCCTGGTCTTGCGGTTACATCTGACGTCATTGTAGGCTTCCCGGGTGAAACTGAAGAAGAGTTTATGGAGACATACAATTTTATCCGTGAACAGAAATTCTCAGAACTGCATGTATTCCCGTATTCAAAGCGTACCGGTACACCGGCAGCAAGAATGGACGACCAGGTGGATGAAGAAGTGAAAAATGAACGCGTTCACAGACTTATTTCACTTTCAGATCAGCTTGCAAAAGAATATGCATCCAATTACCAGGATGAAGTGCTCGAAGTGATTCCGGAAGAACCATTCAAGGAAGATACAACAGGATCACTATATGTCGGGTATACAGATAACTACCTGAAAGTAGTGTTCCCTGCTAATGAAGATATGGTAGGTAAGCTTGTGAAAGTCAAAATCACAGAATCAGGCTATCCTTACAACAAAGGTGAGTTTGTAAGAGTGCTTGAAGAGGAACTATCAGTCTGA
- the ybeY gene encoding rRNA maturation RNase YbeY has product MTTLHIDFLDETELLSEKDSKLISDLLSFAAKEEGIDEAECSISFVTNEQIRVINKDYRGKDKPTDVISFALEEMTEEEMAVMPAADMPRMLGDIIISVEKAKEQAEDYGHSFSRELGFLALHGFLHLLGYDHMTEQDEAAMFGRQDEILKGFGLSRT; this is encoded by the coding sequence ATGACAACATTACACATAGATTTTCTCGATGAGACAGAATTGCTGTCAGAAAAAGATTCAAAGCTGATCAGCGACCTTCTTTCATTTGCAGCGAAAGAAGAAGGAATTGATGAAGCAGAATGTTCAATTTCATTTGTTACGAATGAGCAGATCAGAGTGATCAATAAAGACTATCGCGGAAAAGATAAGCCGACTGATGTGATTTCCTTCGCGCTTGAGGAAATGACTGAAGAGGAAATGGCTGTCATGCCTGCCGCTGATATGCCAAGGATGCTTGGAGATATTATTATCTCAGTTGAAAAAGCGAAGGAACAGGCTGAAGATTACGGTCATTCTTTCTCAAGAGAACTGGGCTTTCTCGCACTTCACGGGTTTTTGCACCTGTTAGGTTATGATCACATGACAGAACAGGATGAAGCTGCAATGTTTGGCCGGCAGGACGAAATTTTAAAAGGCTTCGGGCTTTCGAGGACCTGA
- a CDS encoding GatB/YqeY domain-containing protein, whose translation MSMLDRLNEDMKTAMRSKEKERLSVIRMLKSSLQNEGYKLGHSDLSEDEELTVLSRELKQRKDSYTEFKSAGRDDLSEKLLDEIALIETYMPRQLTEEELEVIVIETINETNASSKADMGKVMSSIMPKVKGKADGARINKMVLQHLS comes from the coding sequence GTGAGTATGCTAGATCGTCTGAATGAAGATATGAAAACAGCAATGAGAAGTAAGGAAAAGGAACGTCTGTCAGTAATTCGGATGCTTAAGTCTTCATTGCAAAATGAAGGATATAAGCTTGGTCACAGCGATTTATCTGAAGACGAAGAATTGACTGTTCTTTCGCGTGAGCTTAAACAGCGGAAGGATTCTTATACTGAGTTCAAATCTGCAGGAAGAGATGATCTTTCTGAAAAGCTTCTTGATGAAATTGCCTTAATCGAAACCTATATGCCCCGTCAATTGACTGAAGAAGAGCTTGAAGTCATTGTAATCGAAACGATCAATGAAACGAACGCTTCCTCTAAAGCTGATATGGGCAAAGTGATGAGCAGCATCATGCCTAAAGTAAAAGGCAAGGCTGATGGAGCCCGTATTAATAAAATGGTACTCCAACACTTATCATAA
- a CDS encoding YabP/YqfC family sporulation protein, producing MVKKHWLSRAADWLDLPEDLITDLPRIEWVALKTVKIENHKGIIHYSDSSIVFNVRAGVIIITGEHLMISSLSSEYASVQGEIRQIQLKGQSDD from the coding sequence ATGGTTAAAAAACATTGGTTAAGCCGGGCTGCTGACTGGCTGGACCTGCCTGAAGACCTGATTACTGATTTGCCGAGAATTGAGTGGGTTGCACTGAAAACAGTAAAAATAGAAAATCATAAAGGGATTATTCACTATTCTGATTCATCTATTGTGTTTAATGTCAGAGCTGGAGTGATTATCATTACCGGAGAACATTTGATGATCAGCAGCCTGTCAAGTGAGTATGCATCTGTACAGGGGGAAATTCGTCAGATTCAGTTAAAGGGTCAGTCTGATGATTAA
- a CDS encoding HD family phosphohydrolase: protein MQKWVRSMKDLLHYTFFKWILLSIVGLASFLLLFSHVSPDTYNTRLFSVADETIRSPKTIVDERLTEAERERAASEVEPVYQYRPETTDNRTSMVSSIFEFAKDYNQTPEEDEPLSEQAVSSDMLDNLKNALSEDVSENVTESISDQTFRQLLSASDQGLEEAKGITIDQVERVMQEPFKQEEALMKKNEAADYIAQFSLSNDLMNASMDLARFAVIENNIYDPEQTEARISQAVEAVEAVQILEGQVIVQKGYLIDRDVYRQLDALGLTTNNTSPEPYIGLALFSLLIMLILHFHFSSWKINEETKGVYLVLVSIILVLSLSLMKAAELIRELEILQVGYIFPAAMAPMLLKSMINTRVALIITMIQALCASIIFNDMMTGAVNVEVSLYFLFSGLAGILFLSDSKRRTYLLRAGLFVSAANLIFLFSLTLIESGQLSAIDYTLFAVFAIISGVLSSILTIGLLPLFESGFGILSTMKLVELSNPNHPLLKKILTEAPGTYHHSVMVANLAEAGCEAIGANGLLARVGCYYHDIGKTKRPHYFIENQMSGHNPHDHLDPQTSRDIIIAHAKDGAELLRKYKLPNEFIDIAEQHHGTTLLKYFYYKAKEKGLDPNEDEYRYPGPRPMTRETAVISVADSVEAAVRSMKDPTPEKIKKLVESIIQDRLQDGQFNECDITIKQLETIKKVFCETLNGIFHSRIEYPDFKKEERKKEA from the coding sequence ATGCAGAAATGGGTCCGAAGCATGAAGGATCTTTTACATTATACTTTCTTTAAATGGATTCTATTATCAATTGTAGGACTGGCTTCTTTTCTGCTGCTATTTTCTCATGTCAGTCCGGATACTTATAATACCCGCCTGTTTTCCGTTGCTGATGAAACCATCCGCTCGCCTAAAACGATTGTGGATGAGCGTCTGACGGAAGCGGAAAGAGAAAGAGCTGCTTCTGAGGTTGAGCCTGTCTATCAGTACAGACCGGAAACGACAGATAACAGAACGTCTATGGTCAGCTCGATATTCGAATTTGCAAAGGATTATAATCAGACCCCTGAAGAAGATGAACCTTTGTCGGAGCAGGCTGTTTCATCTGACATGCTTGATAATCTGAAAAATGCGCTTTCTGAGGACGTTTCGGAGAATGTAACAGAATCTATTTCAGATCAGACATTCAGACAGCTGCTTTCCGCTTCTGATCAGGGTCTTGAGGAGGCTAAAGGCATTACCATCGACCAGGTTGAAAGGGTGATGCAGGAGCCGTTTAAACAGGAAGAAGCACTAATGAAGAAGAATGAAGCTGCAGATTATATTGCACAATTCTCTTTGAGTAATGATTTAATGAATGCGTCTATGGACCTTGCAAGGTTTGCTGTCATTGAAAATAACATCTATGACCCTGAACAGACAGAAGCAAGAATTTCTCAGGCTGTGGAAGCGGTTGAGGCTGTGCAGATCCTGGAAGGTCAGGTAATTGTACAAAAGGGCTATCTGATTGACAGAGATGTTTACAGGCAGCTTGATGCACTTGGGCTGACAACAAATAATACAAGCCCTGAGCCATATATTGGATTAGCGTTATTCTCATTATTAATTATGCTGATCCTTCATTTTCATTTTTCATCCTGGAAGATCAATGAAGAAACAAAAGGGGTCTATCTCGTTTTAGTCAGCATTATACTGGTTCTTTCATTATCACTGATGAAGGCTGCTGAACTAATCAGAGAGCTGGAAATACTACAGGTAGGCTATATTTTCCCTGCAGCAATGGCACCGATGTTATTAAAGAGTATGATTAATACAAGGGTTGCATTAATTATTACAATGATCCAGGCGTTGTGTGCAAGTATCATTTTCAATGATATGATGACTGGCGCAGTGAATGTAGAAGTATCTTTGTACTTTTTATTCAGCGGATTAGCCGGGATTTTATTCCTTTCAGATAGTAAAAGAAGAACCTATCTGCTGAGGGCTGGTCTTTTTGTATCAGCAGCAAACCTGATCTTTCTCTTTTCACTCACCCTGATAGAAAGCGGACAGTTATCGGCAATTGACTATACACTGTTTGCAGTATTTGCGATTATCTCCGGCGTGCTGTCATCCATACTGACAATCGGACTGCTGCCATTATTTGAGTCGGGCTTCGGTATATTATCCACAATGAAACTGGTTGAACTTTCAAACCCAAACCATCCGCTGCTGAAAAAGATTCTGACAGAAGCACCGGGTACTTATCATCACAGCGTCATGGTCGCAAATCTTGCTGAAGCAGGCTGTGAGGCGATAGGGGCGAACGGGCTTCTTGCAAGGGTAGGCTGTTATTATCATGATATTGGTAAAACGAAAAGGCCCCACTATTTCATTGAAAACCAGATGTCAGGGCATAATCCCCATGATCATCTGGATCCTCAGACGTCACGTGATATTATTATTGCGCATGCAAAAGACGGGGCAGAGCTGCTGCGTAAATATAAGCTGCCTAATGAATTTATTGACATTGCAGAGCAGCATCATGGAACAACATTGCTAAAATATTTTTATTATAAAGCCAAGGAAAAGGGATTGGATCCGAATGAAGACGAATACAGGTATCCGGGTCCAAGACCGATGACCAGAGAAACAGCTGTTATTTCAGTAGCAGACAGTGTTGAGGCTGCTGTCAGGTCTATGAAGGATCCGACGCCTGAAAAGATCAAAAAACTTGTAGAATCGATCATTCAGGACAGACTGCAGGATGGACAGTTCAATGAGTGTGATATTACAATTAAACAGCTCGAGACAATTAAGAAAGTATTCTGTGAGACACTCAACGGGATTTTTCATTCAAGAATTGAATATCCCGACTTTAAAAAAGAAGAGAGGAAGAAGGAAGCATGA
- a CDS encoding NfeD family protein, with amino-acid sequence MKTIGVKLFAAMIVLLSVFSVVQPADANAERVYVAPVKKEVERGLASFLERSIEEAEENDAEALILDINTPGGAVNAAEEIGEIMLDSQVDLIAYINPNALSAGSYIALYADEIYMSPSGKMGASAVITSAGGDADRKAQSAWLAAMINAAESSDKERDPIFAEAMVDQSIEIPGLVDEGELLTFTPATAEENGYSEGTFESLDELIASLGYEDAEIVSVEPTFTENLARFVTNPIVVPILLSMASLGLVLELYSPGFGIAGSLGLGALLLFFFGHLIAGLAGMEVLILFLIGVGLVIAEFFVPGGILGIAGLVAIVVSILLAGESIAFMGIALSVALLAAVIGMVIMVKFLGKNLHLLKKIILSDSTNTESGYVSNINRHELIGQTGITRTALRPSGTIIIENERIDAVSEGSYINKDQKVLVVKVEGSRIVVREVD; translated from the coding sequence ATGAAAACGATTGGAGTGAAGTTGTTCGCTGCCATGATCGTATTACTGTCAGTTTTCTCAGTTGTTCAGCCTGCTGATGCAAATGCCGAGAGAGTCTATGTGGCGCCTGTAAAGAAAGAAGTTGAAAGAGGCCTGGCATCTTTTCTGGAAAGGTCCATTGAAGAAGCAGAGGAAAATGATGCTGAAGCATTAATTCTTGATATCAATACGCCTGGCGGAGCAGTGAATGCAGCTGAGGAAATTGGGGAAATTATGTTGGACAGTCAGGTTGATCTGATTGCATATATTAACCCGAATGCATTATCTGCCGGCTCATATATTGCGCTATATGCTGATGAAATCTATATGTCACCTTCAGGTAAGATGGGCGCTTCTGCTGTGATTACAAGTGCTGGCGGAGACGCTGACAGAAAAGCACAAAGTGCCTGGCTTGCTGCCATGATCAATGCAGCAGAGTCTTCTGATAAAGAGAGGGACCCGATTTTTGCTGAAGCAATGGTCGACCAGTCAATTGAAATACCGGGACTTGTTGATGAAGGTGAGCTTTTAACGTTTACACCAGCAACTGCTGAAGAAAACGGATATTCTGAAGGGACTTTCGAAAGTCTCGATGAATTGATTGCCAGCCTTGGCTATGAAGATGCAGAAATTGTATCGGTTGAACCAACTTTTACAGAAAATCTTGCAAGGTTTGTAACGAATCCGATTGTTGTACCAATTCTGCTTTCAATGGCAAGTCTTGGACTGGTGCTTGAATTATATTCACCAGGGTTTGGGATTGCCGGTTCATTGGGACTTGGTGCACTGCTTCTGTTCTTCTTTGGTCATTTAATCGCAGGACTTGCAGGAATGGAAGTACTGATTTTATTCCTGATTGGTGTTGGCCTTGTGATTGCAGAGTTTTTTGTACCGGGTGGTATTCTGGGTATCGCAGGACTTGTTGCAATCGTTGTCAGTATCCTGCTTGCAGGAGAAAGTATTGCATTCATGGGTATTGCATTATCTGTAGCACTTTTGGCTGCAGTGATTGGGATGGTGATTATGGTGAAATTCCTTGGTAAAAATCTTCACCTGCTGAAGAAAATTATCTTAAGTGATTCAACCAATACAGAAAGTGGTTATGTATCGAATATCAATCGCCACGAGCTGATTGGACAGACAGGCATAACAAGAACAGCATTAAGACCTTCAGGCACAATCATTATAGAGAACGAACGTATTGATGCAGTGAGTGAGGGCAGTTACATTAACAAAGATCAGAAAGTATTAGTTGTGAAAGTGGAAGGATCACGCATTGTGGTCAGAGAAGTTGATTAA
- the floA gene encoding flotillin-like protein FloA (flotillin-like protein involved in membrane lipid rafts), whose translation MGTEAITLIIIVVAAVIAISVLFTFVPVALWISALAAGVKVSIFTLIGMRLRRVIPSRVINPMIKAHKAGVDVSINQLESHYLAGGNVDRVVNALIAAQRANIELAFERCAAIDLAGRDVLQAVQMSVNPKVIETPFIAGVAMDGIEVKAKARITVRANIDRLVGGAGEDTIVARVGEGIVSTIGSSDNHKKVLENPDLISQTVLGKGLDSGTAFEILSIDIADVDIGKNIGAELQTEQAEADKNIAQAKAEERRAMAVAQEQEMKARVEEMRAKVVEAEAEVPLAMAEALREGNIGVMDYMNIKNIDADTDMRDSIGKITGNKDDKGDSKK comes from the coding sequence ATGGGGACAGAAGCAATTACGTTAATTATTATTGTTGTTGCTGCAGTAATCGCCATTAGTGTACTGTTTACATTTGTACCAGTCGCACTATGGATCTCAGCATTAGCAGCAGGTGTTAAAGTCAGTATCTTTACATTAATCGGGATGAGATTAAGACGAGTGATCCCTAGCCGCGTAATTAATCCAATGATTAAAGCGCATAAGGCCGGAGTAGACGTAAGTATTAACCAGCTTGAGAGTCACTACCTTGCAGGAGGTAACGTTGACCGCGTAGTAAACGCACTTATTGCAGCGCAGCGTGCAAATATCGAACTTGCATTTGAACGATGTGCAGCCATTGATCTTGCCGGCCGTGACGTATTACAGGCTGTACAGATGAGTGTAAACCCTAAAGTAATTGAAACACCATTTATTGCCGGTGTAGCGATGGATGGAATTGAAGTAAAAGCAAAAGCGAGAATTACAGTACGTGCAAACATTGACCGCCTTGTTGGTGGTGCTGGTGAAGATACAATCGTTGCCCGTGTAGGTGAAGGGATTGTCAGTACGATTGGTTCAAGTGATAACCATAAGAAAGTGCTTGAGAATCCTGACCTGATTTCACAAACTGTTTTAGGAAAAGGCTTAGATTCAGGTACAGCGTTTGAAATCCTCTCGATTGATATTGCCGATGTTGATATCGGTAAGAATATTGGTGCGGAGCTTCAGACAGAGCAGGCTGAGGCTGATAAAAATATTGCACAGGCGAAAGCGGAAGAACGCCGTGCAATGGCTGTAGCACAGGAGCAGGAAATGAAAGCCCGCGTTGAAGAAATGCGTGCAAAAGTTGTCGAAGCTGAAGCAGAAGTTCCGCTTGCGATGGCTGAGGCACTGCGTGAAGGCAATATTGGTGTGATGGATTATATGAATATCAAGAATATTGATGCAGATACTGATATGAGAGATTCAATCGGTAAAATTACCGGTAATAAAGACGACAAAGGTGACAGCAAAAAATAA
- the deoC gene encoding deoxyribose-phosphate aldolase yields MMTEIAKMIDHTLLKPEATKEQITKLCEEAAEHSFMSVCVNPYWVKLSSELLHTTDVKVCTVIGFPLGASATETKAFETKQAIEDGATEVDMVINIGALKSGDYDTVKQDIQAVTAAAKGKALTKVIIETSLLTDEEKVKACELAVEAGTDYVKTSTGFSGGGATPEDIALMRKTVGPDLGVKASGGVRSAEDAQAMIDAGATRLGASAGIKIIQGQTADSDY; encoded by the coding sequence ATCATGACAGAAATCGCAAAAATGATCGACCATACATTATTAAAGCCGGAAGCAACGAAAGAACAGATTACAAAACTGTGTGAAGAAGCAGCTGAACACAGCTTTATGTCTGTTTGTGTAAATCCGTACTGGGTGAAGCTTTCTTCAGAATTACTTCATACAACTGATGTAAAAGTCTGCACAGTCATCGGCTTCCCTCTTGGCGCTTCTGCGACAGAGACAAAAGCTTTTGAAACAAAGCAGGCAATTGAAGATGGTGCTACAGAAGTAGACATGGTGATCAATATCGGAGCTCTTAAAAGTGGCGACTATGATACAGTCAAGCAGGATATTCAGGCTGTAACAGCTGCTGCGAAAGGTAAAGCACTGACAAAAGTGATTATTGAAACGTCTCTTCTGACTGATGAAGAAAAAGTAAAGGCTTGTGAGCTTGCTGTTGAAGCAGGTACTGATTATGTAAAGACTTCTACCGGTTTCTCAGGCGGCGGTGCAACTCCTGAGGATATTGCGCTAATGAGAAAAACTGTAGGTCCTGACCTTGGTGTGAAGGCTTCAGGTGGCGTGCGTTCTGCAGAAGATGCGCAGGCAATGATTGATGCAGGTGCTACACGTCTTGGCGCAAGTGCAGGGATCAAGATTATTCAGGGACAAACTGCTGACAGCGACTACTAA
- the rpsU gene encoding 30S ribosomal protein S21 — protein MSKTVVRKNESLEDALRRFKKTTSKAGTLQEFRKREFYEKPSVKRKKKSEAARKRKF, from the coding sequence ATGTCAAAAACGGTCGTTCGTAAAAACGAATCACTCGAAGATGCTCTTCGCCGCTTTAAAAAGACAACATCAAAGGCTGGTACTCTTCAGGAGTTCAGAAAGCGTGAATTCTATGAAAAGCCAAGCGTTAAGCGTAAGAAAAAGTCTGAAGCTGCAAGAAAGCGCAAATTCTAA
- a CDS encoding sporulation protein YqfD, with product MIKQYLYVKVELTGENSSLVISRLLNNKVPVENIIYTQEGTTFVIRYTDLFLLRRAVFKSGNTVSLSNEGKNQEVLSFVKENVPSIAAFLLSMFIFFQAFQYIWSVEITGADPEIRDEAAEVLLENGIKAGIRQSDLLLNQQSASILYKEIEQLSWSGFEKKGSKLMVTLREKDFLDQDEQNQQAHLVASKTGTIHTLSVSSGTPVVKSGDVVSKGDILVSGYIGREGYEKGVRASGSVKALTWYTVNVSMPVKNQLKRITGESHSEYALQFKSYQTPFISHKRNSFKNQIKQTTDHPLSIFGFNLPVKLVEQRYKEVTVLEADLQKDQYKTVLKEIAARDVRTLTEGSGQILEEKILHEDIENGKVKLTIFYEVLENIAEPKPFTEETRE from the coding sequence ATGATTAAGCAGTATCTATATGTCAAAGTAGAGCTCACAGGAGAGAACAGCAGCCTCGTGATCAGCCGTTTATTAAACAATAAAGTTCCGGTTGAAAACATTATTTATACGCAGGAAGGAACAACATTTGTCATCCGTTATACAGACCTATTTCTATTGAGAAGAGCAGTATTTAAATCGGGAAATACGGTCTCGCTCAGCAATGAAGGTAAAAATCAGGAAGTTCTATCTTTTGTGAAGGAAAATGTTCCTTCAATTGCAGCGTTTTTATTATCTATGTTTATTTTTTTTCAGGCTTTTCAATACATATGGTCTGTCGAGATCACAGGCGCCGATCCCGAGATCAGGGATGAGGCAGCTGAGGTACTGCTCGAAAACGGAATAAAGGCGGGTATCCGGCAATCTGATCTTTTACTGAATCAGCAAAGCGCATCTATTTTATATAAAGAAATAGAACAGTTGTCATGGAGCGGATTCGAAAAAAAAGGATCAAAGTTGATGGTCACGTTAAGAGAAAAGGATTTTCTGGATCAGGATGAACAGAATCAGCAGGCCCATCTCGTCGCTTCCAAGACGGGAACGATCCATACTTTATCTGTGAGTTCAGGGACGCCTGTTGTGAAAAGCGGGGATGTGGTATCAAAGGGAGACATACTTGTTTCAGGTTATATCGGCAGAGAAGGTTATGAAAAAGGGGTCAGAGCAAGTGGGTCTGTTAAAGCTTTAACATGGTATACAGTCAATGTAAGTATGCCAGTCAAAAATCAGCTAAAAAGAATCACAGGGGAATCGCACAGCGAATATGCACTGCAATTTAAATCTTATCAAACGCCTTTTATCTCTCATAAAAGAAATTCATTTAAAAATCAGATCAAACAAACCACTGACCATCCGTTATCCATCTTTGGATTCAATCTGCCGGTCAAGCTGGTTGAACAGAGATACAAAGAAGTAACGGTGCTTGAAGCTGATCTTCAAAAAGACCAGTATAAAACAGTGCTTAAAGAAATTGCTGCAAGAGATGTACGGACTCTTACAGAAGGTAGCGGGCAAATTCTGGAGGAGAAAATTTTGCATGAAGATATTGAGAATGGTAAAGTTAAATTAACAATTTTTTATGAAGTATTAGAAAATATTGCAGAACCTAAACCTTTTACCGAGGAGACACGCGAATGA
- a CDS encoding PhoH family protein, whose product MIEERITVDIKLEDPNEAVQLFGNSDSHLKTIEEDLDISIISRGESLRITGKNEDIEKAKNVISQLLGVIRKGVQISQRDVIYAVQMSQRGTIEYFDELYDEEITKNAKGKPIRAKTMGQRQYVNEIRKRDLVFGIGPAGTGKTYLAVVLAVHALKNNKVKKIILTRPAVEAGESLGFLPGDLKEKVDPYLRPLYDALHDVLGTEQTQRFIERGIIEIAPLAYMRGRTLDDAFVILDEAQNTTYAQMKMFLTRLGFGSKMVITGDQSQVDLPNGMESGLVAAQKILKGVPGIGFNYLDQADVVRHPLVAKIIGAYDQKGSV is encoded by the coding sequence ATGATTGAAGAACGGATTACTGTAGACATCAAATTGGAAGATCCGAATGAAGCAGTCCAGCTGTTTGGGAATTCTGATTCACATCTTAAAACAATTGAAGAAGACCTGGATATATCCATAATTTCCCGCGGAGAGTCATTGCGGATTACCGGGAAGAATGAAGATATCGAAAAAGCTAAAAATGTCATTAGTCAATTGCTCGGCGTGATCAGAAAAGGCGTTCAGATCAGTCAGAGAGACGTAATCTATGCAGTTCAGATGTCTCAAAGAGGGACGATTGAATATTTTGATGAGCTATATGATGAAGAAATCACAAAAAATGCGAAGGGTAAACCGATCCGGGCAAAAACAATGGGTCAGCGCCAGTATGTGAATGAAATTCGCAAAAGAGACCTGGTCTTTGGTATAGGGCCTGCCGGTACAGGTAAAACGTATCTTGCTGTTGTGCTTGCAGTCCACGCATTAAAAAATAATAAAGTAAAAAAAATTATCCTGACAAGACCGGCAGTAGAAGCTGGTGAAAGTCTCGGCTTTTTACCTGGTGACTTAAAAGAAAAGGTTGATCCTTATTTAAGACCATTATACGATGCACTGCATGACGTGTTAGGGACAGAACAGACGCAGCGGTTCATCGAGAGGGGTATTATCGAAATTGCGCCTCTTGCATACATGAGAGGCCGTACACTTGATGATGCCTTTGTTATTCTGGATGAAGCGCAGAATACCACGTATGCTCAGATGAAGATGTTTTTGACCCGACTGGGGTTTGGATCGAAAATGGTCATTACCGGTGACCAGAGCCAGGTAGATCTTCCAAATGGAATGGAATCCGGTCTGGTTGCTGCCCAGAAAATCCTGAAGGGTGTACCTGGAATCGGGTTTAATTATCTTGACCAGGCTGATGTTGTCAGGCACCCGCTTGTAGCGAAAATAATCGGCGCATACGATCAGAAGGGCAGCGTATAA
- a CDS encoding diacylglycerol kinase family protein: protein MKPKKFMLSFKFAGHGLKDVFKQEQNFRFHTVAAVLTITAGFIFRISSIEWLFITLVIGNVMALELINTAVERTVDLISPEDHPLAKKAKDAGAASVLIFSVAAAVVGAIIFIPKMISMM, encoded by the coding sequence ATGAAACCTAAGAAATTTATGCTTTCTTTTAAATTCGCCGGACATGGACTGAAAGATGTTTTTAAACAGGAGCAGAATTTCAGGTTTCATACAGTGGCAGCTGTGTTAACAATCACTGCAGGATTTATTTTTCGGATCAGCAGTATTGAATGGCTGTTCATTACCCTTGTGATTGGAAATGTCATGGCACTTGAATTAATTAATACCGCGGTTGAGCGGACCGTGGATCTGATATCGCCGGAGGATCATCCACTTGCGAAGAAAGCAAAGGATGCTGGCGCTGCATCAGTTTTGATTTTCTCTGTCGCTGCTGCAGTTGTGGGTGCAATCATTTTTATACCAAAAATGATTTCAATGATGTAA